One window of the Parasphingopyxis algicola genome contains the following:
- a CDS encoding SDR family NAD(P)-dependent oxidoreductase, with translation MPHMLIFGLGYTAGLLAERLRSEGWIVSATRRAAGPDAMAFDDREAVTAALGAASHILSSVPPVDGRDIVLDTYGAALAEAPAGWIGYLSSTGVYGDTDGAWVDETAPIGGGRRKARAEADAAWQGLRGDIRVFRLPGIYGPGRSVLDRIRSGKAHRIDLPGQVFSRVHADDIVAGVMAGFEGPAGVYNLADDRPAPHNDVVAYGCRLLGVEPPPLQTMDEAGLSDMARGFYSENRRVANGKAKRLLGWTPAYPDYRAGLRAVAAV, from the coding sequence ATGCCGCATATGCTGATTTTCGGGCTCGGCTACACGGCGGGGCTTTTGGCCGAGCGACTGCGTTCGGAGGGTTGGATCGTGTCGGCCACGCGCCGTGCCGCGGGACCGGACGCCATGGCTTTCGACGACCGTGAGGCGGTCACCGCAGCTCTCGGCGCAGCGAGCCATATCCTCTCCTCGGTGCCTCCCGTGGATGGCCGCGATATCGTTCTCGACACCTATGGCGCGGCGCTGGCCGAGGCACCGGCCGGCTGGATCGGCTATCTGTCCTCGACGGGCGTCTATGGCGACACCGATGGCGCCTGGGTCGATGAGACCGCCCCGATCGGCGGTGGACGGCGCAAGGCCCGCGCCGAGGCCGATGCGGCCTGGCAGGGGCTGCGCGGCGATATCCGCGTCTTCCGCCTGCCCGGGATATACGGTCCGGGGCGGTCGGTTCTCGATCGCATCCGCTCGGGGAAGGCGCACCGGATCGACCTGCCCGGACAGGTGTTCAGCCGGGTGCATGCCGATGACATCGTCGCCGGAGTTATGGCGGGGTTCGAAGGGCCGGCGGGCGTCTATAATCTCGCCGACGATCGGCCCGCGCCGCACAACGATGTCGTCGCCTATGGCTGCCGGTTGCTCGGCGTCGAACCGCCGCCGCTCCAGACCATGGACGAAGCCGGACTGAGCGACATGGCGCGCGGCTTCTATTCGGAGAATCGCCGGGTGGCGAACGGGAAGGCGAAACGGCTGTTGGGATGGACGCCGGCCTATCCCGATTATCGCGCCGGGCTCAGGGCCGTCGCCGCCGTCTAG
- a CDS encoding S9 family peptidase, whose protein sequence is MSRSLIAAASLIALATPAPALAQEESPSVLETASTTLPEPPVADRRPHSFTMHGITVEDPYHWMKDQGYPEIDDADVLEYLNQENTYFEAVMEPHQALIDTLYTEMRGRIPENDASVPIPDGDYEYWYAYNEGQEYRLWYRRPLAGGGDELLLDENALAEGHEQFSLGTVAVSPDARLLAYSTDTDGSERFVLRFRDLATGEDLPDTIPDVNGGVVWAADSASIVYTPVNENWRTEVAMHHVLGTEASADREIYRETEEGMQLGIDQTQSRRFLTINAGDNVSNEVRLVPLADLTAEPVLVSPRETNRQYSVEEREDTLYILVNDTHVNFRAVTAPVDAPGTWTELIAGSDALYLTGLTTFADFYVLELRERGLDQVEIRGYDDEAIRRVEFPEASYDAGLGPVAEFDVDAIRIDYESMVTPETDYSYDLASGELTALKVQQVPSGYDASQYATERLEIEARDGAMVPVSLVYRRDTEIGPDTPVHLYAYGAYGYAIPPSFSTRQLSLTNRGFIFAIAHIRGGDDLGYQWYLDGKLERRNNTFNDFVDVARGLIARGYTSAGRIAASGGSAGGELMGVVANTDPELWGAVVAEVPFVDVLNTMLDESLPLTPGEWPEWGNPITDPDAFRLIQSYSPYDNVSAQDYPPIMVTAGLNDPRVTYWEPAKWTARLRATRTDDDLTVLRTNMGAGHRGQSGRFQVLREEAQAMAFMLTQLGVEE, encoded by the coding sequence ATGTCCCGTTCCCTGATCGCCGCCGCCAGCCTGATCGCTCTCGCCACGCCCGCCCCCGCTCTTGCCCAAGAAGAAAGTCCGTCCGTGCTCGAAACTGCCAGTACCACCCTGCCCGAACCGCCGGTCGCCGACCGGCGTCCGCACAGCTTCACGATGCACGGGATCACCGTCGAGGACCCGTATCACTGGATGAAGGACCAGGGCTATCCGGAGATCGACGACGCGGACGTGCTTGAATATCTGAACCAGGAAAACACCTATTTCGAAGCGGTTATGGAACCGCACCAGGCGCTGATCGACACGCTCTACACCGAGATGCGCGGCCGGATCCCGGAAAATGACGCGAGCGTACCGATCCCGGACGGCGATTACGAATATTGGTACGCCTATAATGAGGGCCAGGAGTACCGGCTCTGGTATCGCCGCCCGCTGGCCGGCGGGGGCGACGAGTTGCTGCTCGACGAAAACGCGCTGGCCGAAGGCCATGAACAGTTCAGCCTCGGGACCGTCGCGGTCAGCCCCGATGCCCGGCTGCTCGCCTATTCGACCGATACCGACGGATCGGAGCGGTTCGTTCTGCGCTTTCGCGACCTTGCGACGGGCGAGGACCTGCCCGACACGATTCCCGATGTGAATGGCGGCGTGGTCTGGGCCGCGGATTCGGCCAGCATCGTCTACACCCCGGTCAACGAGAATTGGCGGACCGAGGTCGCGATGCACCATGTGCTCGGCACCGAGGCGAGCGCCGACCGCGAAATCTATCGCGAGACCGAGGAAGGGATGCAGCTCGGCATCGACCAGACCCAGTCGCGCCGCTTCCTGACGATCAATGCCGGGGACAATGTCTCGAACGAGGTCCGTCTCGTGCCGCTCGCCGACCTGACCGCCGAGCCGGTCCTCGTCTCACCGCGCGAGACGAACCGCCAGTACAGCGTCGAGGAACGCGAAGACACGCTCTACATCCTCGTCAACGACACGCATGTGAACTTCCGCGCCGTCACCGCGCCGGTCGACGCTCCGGGCACATGGACCGAGCTGATCGCCGGGTCGGACGCGCTCTACCTGACCGGCCTCACCACCTTTGCCGATTTCTACGTCCTCGAGCTGCGCGAGCGCGGCCTCGATCAGGTCGAGATCCGCGGATATGACGATGAAGCGATCCGCCGCGTCGAATTTCCCGAAGCGAGCTACGACGCCGGCCTCGGCCCCGTGGCGGAGTTCGACGTCGATGCGATCCGCATCGACTATGAATCGATGGTCACCCCGGAAACCGACTACAGCTACGATCTCGCCAGCGGCGAACTCACGGCGCTCAAGGTCCAGCAGGTGCCGTCCGGTTACGACGCCAGCCAATATGCGACCGAGCGGCTCGAGATCGAGGCGCGCGACGGCGCGATGGTGCCGGTCAGCCTCGTCTATCGCCGCGATACCGAGATCGGCCCCGACACGCCCGTCCATCTCTACGCCTATGGCGCCTATGGCTATGCGATCCCGCCGAGCTTCTCGACGCGCCAACTCAGTCTTACCAATCGCGGCTTCATCTTCGCCATCGCCCATATCCGGGGCGGCGACGATCTCGGCTATCAATGGTATCTCGACGGCAAGCTCGAGCGGCGGAACAACACATTCAACGATTTCGTCGACGTGGCCAGAGGGCTGATCGCGCGCGGCTATACCAGCGCCGGGCGGATCGCGGCCTCGGGCGGATCGGCGGGCGGCGAACTGATGGGCGTCGTCGCCAATACCGATCCCGAGCTCTGGGGCGCGGTCGTCGCCGAGGTGCCGTTCGTCGACGTGCTCAACACGATGCTCGACGAATCGCTGCCCCTCACCCCGGGCGAATGGCCCGAATGGGGCAATCCGATCACCGATCCGGACGCCTTCCGCCTGATCCAGAGCTATTCGCCCTACGATAACGTCAGCGCGCAGGACTATCCGCCGATCATGGTGACGGCGGGGCTCAACGATCCGCGCGTCACCTATTGGGAGCCGGCCAAATGGACGGCCCGGCTGCGCGCGACACGGACCGACGACGACCTCACCGTGCTGCGCACCAATATGGGCGCCGGCCATCGCGGCCAGTCCGGCCGGTTCCAGGTGTTGCGCGAGGAAGCCCAGGCCATGGCCTTCATGCTGACGCAGCTGGGCGTGGAGGAGTAG
- a CDS encoding response regulator, which produces MSDTMPEKVLIVEDEHMLAYVLQNMIESLGVPEVSHAATLADAQNLVDEQQFDFAFLDINLGKESSIPLAHELDRRNVRFVFASGYDSQYEAEGLSAPLLRKPLGLEEIRAALTSDRPDETVERIGRIG; this is translated from the coding sequence ATGTCGGATACCATGCCGGAGAAGGTGTTGATCGTCGAAGACGAGCATATGCTCGCTTACGTCTTGCAGAACATGATCGAGTCCCTCGGCGTGCCCGAGGTGAGCCATGCCGCGACGCTCGCCGACGCACAGAACCTGGTCGACGAACAGCAGTTCGATTTCGCATTTCTCGACATCAATCTCGGCAAGGAAAGTTCCATTCCGCTCGCGCACGAGCTGGATCGGCGCAATGTCCGGTTCGTTTTCGCGTCCGGATATGATTCCCAATATGAAGCCGAGGGCCTGAGCGCGCCCCTGTTGCGCAAACCGCTGGGGCTGGAGGAAATTCGCGCGGCGCTGACGTCCGATCGGCCCGACGAGACGGTCGAGCGGATCGGGCGCATCGGTTGA
- a CDS encoding DMT family transporter yields the protein MNQPVAADADTNFWTPRILLSFLLISLIWGSTWIVIKDQLASVPPVWSVSYRFLAASLAMFLVVAVRRQPLMLDRRGHFWAVLLGCSQFALNFNFVYGAELFITSGLVAVMFALLMVPNAILGRIFLGQRITASFVIGSGIAIAGIALLFVQEYRLAPVGGSAVFIGIGLTLVAILCASTANILQASEGAGAHPILTLIAWAMLWGALFDALFALATVGPPVIEMRLGYLAGVLYLGVIGSAVTFPIYFGLIREIGAAQAAYTGVIVPIVAMVFSTFLEGYVWSPLAIAGAVLAIAGLLYAMRARRPKRPRIPA from the coding sequence ATGAATCAGCCCGTCGCGGCGGATGCGGACACGAATTTCTGGACGCCGCGGATCCTGCTCTCCTTCCTGCTGATCTCGCTGATCTGGGGTTCGACCTGGATCGTTATCAAGGACCAGCTGGCGAGCGTGCCGCCGGTCTGGTCGGTCAGCTACCGGTTCCTCGCGGCAAGCCTTGCGATGTTCCTGGTTGTCGCCGTTCGCCGGCAACCGCTGATGCTCGACCGGCGCGGCCATTTCTGGGCCGTGCTGCTCGGTTGCAGTCAGTTCGCGCTCAATTTCAACTTCGTCTACGGCGCGGAGCTCTTCATCACGTCGGGGCTCGTCGCGGTGATGTTCGCGCTGCTGATGGTCCCCAATGCGATCCTCGGCCGGATATTTCTCGGCCAGCGGATTACCGCCAGCTTCGTGATCGGATCGGGAATCGCGATTGCCGGCATCGCCTTGCTGTTCGTCCAGGAATATCGCCTGGCGCCGGTCGGCGGGAGCGCGGTCTTTATCGGGATCGGCCTCACGTTGGTGGCGATTCTCTGCGCCTCGACGGCGAACATCCTGCAGGCGAGCGAAGGCGCAGGGGCCCATCCGATCCTGACCCTGATTGCCTGGGCGATGCTGTGGGGGGCGCTGTTCGACGCGCTGTTCGCGCTGGCGACGGTGGGCCCGCCGGTCATCGAGATGCGGCTCGGCTATCTGGCCGGTGTCCTGTATCTCGGTGTTATCGGCTCGGCCGTCACCTTCCCGATCTATTTCGGCCTGATCCGCGAGATCGGGGCGGCCCAGGCTGCCTATACCGGGGTTATCGTACCGATCGTCGCGATGGTCTTCTCGACCTTTCTGGAAGGCTATGTCTGGTCACCGCTCGCGATCGCCGGTGCGGTGCTGGCGATTGCCGGGCTGCTCTACGCGATGCGCGCCCGGCGGCCGAAACGGCCCCGCATTCCGGCCTAG
- a CDS encoding sensor histidine kinase, whose protein sequence is MYHWNGKWRESADFIDATFENAAIGIAHVGLDGAWLRVNERLLEIVGYERDELLAITFQDITHPDDLETDLGQLQALIRGEIPHYQMEKRYFRKDGELIWINLTVGLQRGPDGAPDFCISLIEDITRRKADEEHLRILVDELNHRVKNTLATVQAVAHMSFRKDEPVAEAKKDFTGRLQALSSAHDILTEEKWTGADFRQVVRRALRPFNLDNADRLSLEGGKVRLESRQALTLAMAINELATNAIKYGALSTEQGSVALRWRRIRGEDGVAFRFEWTERGGPRCAAPERSGFGSTLLTRILPGDFGGKAVLDYRETGLKYILSAPWPGEAG, encoded by the coding sequence ATGTATCATTGGAACGGAAAATGGCGGGAATCTGCCGATTTCATCGATGCGACATTCGAAAATGCGGCGATCGGGATCGCGCATGTCGGCCTCGACGGCGCCTGGCTGCGGGTCAATGAACGGTTGCTCGAAATCGTCGGTTACGAGCGCGACGAGCTGCTCGCCATCACCTTTCAGGACATCACCCATCCCGACGATCTCGAAACCGATCTCGGCCAGCTCCAGGCGCTGATCAGGGGCGAGATTCCGCATTATCAGATGGAGAAGCGCTATTTCCGCAAGGACGGCGAACTGATCTGGATCAACCTCACGGTCGGCCTGCAGCGCGGACCCGATGGCGCGCCCGATTTCTGCATCTCGCTGATCGAGGACATTACGCGCCGGAAAGCCGATGAGGAGCATCTGCGGATCCTCGTCGACGAACTCAATCACCGGGTGAAGAATACGCTGGCGACAGTGCAGGCGGTTGCGCATATGTCGTTCCGCAAGGACGAACCGGTTGCCGAGGCGAAGAAGGATTTCACCGGGCGGTTGCAGGCGCTGTCCAGCGCCCATGACATCCTGACTGAGGAGAAATGGACGGGTGCGGATTTCCGCCAGGTCGTGCGGCGGGCGTTGCGGCCGTTCAATCTCGACAATGCCGATCGCCTGAGCCTGGAAGGCGGCAAGGTCCGGCTCGAATCGCGCCAGGCATTGACCCTTGCGATGGCGATCAACGAGCTGGCGACCAACGCGATCAAATATGGTGCGCTTTCGACCGAACAGGGGTCGGTCGCGTTGCGATGGCGGCGGATACGCGGCGAAGACGGTGTGGCGTTCCGGTTCGAGTGGACCGAGCGCGGCGGACCGCGATGCGCGGCGCCCGAGCGCTCCGGCTTCGGTTCGACGCTGTTGACCAGGATATTGCCCGGCGATTTTGGCGGAAAAGCGGTGCTCGACTATCGGGAAACCGGTTTGAAATATATATTGTCGGCGCCATGGCCTGGCGAGGCCGGATGA
- a CDS encoding lipase family alpha/beta hydrolase, protein MNEASPTLDQAPALPSLRSFAGEGVALLSSVRKRGVDEEAAKGFAGDGRPVFVLPGFLASDQSTTRLRRTLEAAGYAAHGWGHGVNFGLSRGLFGRMNEAILGFAEEANRPVALVGWSLGGVYARELAKVSPDAVHQVITLGSPFSGDPRHNRVWRLYELIARYPVDKPPIDVRLHEKPPVPTTALWSRRDGVIPADCARGAAGEADRAIELDCRHMDFASDRRALRAILAILAR, encoded by the coding sequence ATGAACGAAGCCAGCCCGACCTTGGACCAGGCGCCCGCGCTGCCCAGCCTGCGCAGCTTTGCGGGCGAAGGCGTCGCGCTGCTTTCGTCCGTCCGCAAGCGCGGCGTGGACGAAGAGGCGGCGAAGGGCTTCGCCGGCGACGGTCGTCCGGTTTTCGTCCTGCCCGGCTTTCTCGCCTCCGACCAGTCGACGACGCGCCTGCGCCGGACCCTGGAAGCCGCGGGCTATGCCGCGCATGGCTGGGGACATGGCGTCAATTTCGGGCTGAGCCGGGGACTGTTCGGCCGGATGAACGAGGCGATCCTCGGGTTTGCCGAGGAGGCTAACCGCCCTGTCGCGCTTGTCGGCTGGAGCCTGGGCGGCGTCTATGCGCGCGAACTGGCCAAGGTCTCGCCCGACGCGGTGCACCAGGTGATCACGCTCGGCAGCCCCTTTTCGGGCGACCCGCGCCACAACCGGGTCTGGCGTCTTTACGAGCTGATCGCGCGCTATCCGGTCGACAAGCCGCCGATCGACGTGCGTCTCCACGAGAAACCGCCGGTGCCGACGACCGCGCTCTGGTCCCGCCGCGACGGGGTCATCCCAGCCGACTGCGCGCGCGGCGCGGCAGGCGAGGCCGACCGGGCGATCGAGCTCGATTGCCGGCACATGGACTTCGCATCGGACCGCCGCGCGCTCCGCGCGATTCTCGCCATATTGGCGCGATAG
- a CDS encoding threonine aldolase family protein: MRFFSDNAAAVSQPVLDALAAANRVDTAYDDDALSQKLDGAFAEIFETDVTALWVSTGTAANALALTALCPPHGAIICHEEAHIQNDECGAPEFYTHGAKLLLGTGEGAKLATDEVERIAATIRDDVHQMQVAALSITQASEYGMVYTADEVRALGDLCRSRGWALHMDGARFANAVAHLDCAPADITWRAGVNILSFGCVKNGGLSAEAMILFGDAREKAAEIRYRRKRGGHLLSKGRYLAAQILAMLEDDLWLANARAANAGARLIAEAAPGRLVHPVEANEVFIRLSAEDAASLRAAGFDFYDWGIGEARFVTSWDQGKEEVRPLVEAIVAL, from the coding sequence ATGCGCTTTTTCTCCGACAATGCCGCCGCCGTCTCCCAGCCCGTGCTTGATGCGCTGGCCGCTGCGAACAGGGTCGATACCGCCTATGACGACGATGCGCTGAGCCAAAAGCTCGATGGTGCCTTCGCCGAGATTTTCGAGACCGACGTCACCGCGCTCTGGGTCTCGACCGGCACCGCCGCCAACGCGCTCGCGCTGACCGCACTGTGCCCGCCGCATGGCGCGATCATCTGCCATGAAGAAGCCCATATCCAGAATGACGAGTGCGGCGCGCCGGAATTCTACACCCATGGCGCGAAGCTGTTGCTCGGGACGGGCGAGGGCGCCAAGCTCGCGACGGACGAGGTCGAACGCATCGCCGCGACGATCCGCGACGACGTCCACCAGATGCAAGTTGCCGCGCTCTCGATCACCCAGGCCAGCGAATATGGCATGGTCTACACGGCGGACGAGGTGCGGGCGCTCGGCGATCTGTGCCGGTCGCGCGGCTGGGCGCTCCATATGGACGGTGCGCGTTTCGCCAATGCCGTCGCGCATCTCGATTGCGCGCCCGCCGACATCACCTGGCGTGCGGGTGTCAACATATTGAGCTTCGGCTGTGTGAAGAATGGCGGGCTGTCGGCCGAGGCGATGATCCTGTTCGGCGATGCCCGCGAAAAGGCGGCCGAAATCCGTTACCGGCGCAAGCGTGGCGGGCACCTGCTTTCGAAGGGCCGCTATCTGGCCGCCCAGATATTGGCGATGCTCGAGGACGATCTCTGGCTGGCCAATGCGCGCGCGGCGAACGCGGGCGCGCGGCTGATCGCCGAGGCGGCGCCCGGCCGGCTCGTCCATCCTGTCGAGGCCAATGAGGTGTTTATCCGTCTCAGCGCGGAAGATGCCGCCTCTCTGCGCGCGGCCGGGTTCGATTTCTACGATTGGGGCATCGGCGAGGCCCGGTTCGTCACCAGCTGGGACCAAGGCAAGGAAGAGGTGCGCCCGTTGGTCGAAGCGATCGTCGCCCTATGA
- a CDS encoding acyl-CoA thioesterase yields the protein MSYSHTVTARAEHIDILGHVNNAVWVQWIQDLAIAHWEAVAAPEHVDAYIWVVTRHEIDYLRPALEGDVVTGTTWIEEPPRGARFDRYMEFTSADGKPCIRAKTTWAMLDKASGRPVRVTPEIAAPFLAED from the coding sequence ATGTCCTACTCCCACACCGTCACCGCGCGCGCCGAGCATATCGACATACTCGGCCATGTGAACAATGCCGTCTGGGTCCAGTGGATCCAGGATCTCGCCATCGCGCATTGGGAGGCGGTCGCCGCGCCGGAACATGTCGACGCCTATATCTGGGTCGTGACCCGACACGAGATCGACTATCTGAGGCCCGCGCTCGAGGGCGATGTCGTGACCGGCACGACCTGGATCGAGGAACCGCCCCGGGGTGCGCGCTTCGACCGTTACATGGAGTTTACCAGCGCGGACGGGAAACCATGCATCCGCGCGAAGACGACCTGGGCGATGCTCGACAAGGCCAGCGGGCGGCCGGTCCGCGTGACGCCGGAGATCGCCGCGCCGTTTCTGGCGGAAGACTGA
- a CDS encoding phytoene desaturase family protein: MAKGKAVIIGAGHNGLVCAWYLARAGYRVEMLEARGIVGGAAVTEEFHPGFRNSTASYTVGMLDPDIASEMRLAEHGLRIVQRPVANFLPLDPDNYLIMGGGRSAEEVAKFSERDAATLPEYERRLGAVARLLRHLTRTIPPNAGGGIGDLFRAIQQARTALKLPIEAQRDAVDLFTRSAREFLDGFFESDPVKAAFGFDSVVGAYHSPDTPGSAYVLLHHVFGETGGKPGQWGHAIGGMGAITQAMAAACRQENVAIRTDIPVAKILISKSKVDGIETATGERIRADIVIGNVHPKRLLLEMLDRDALDPALRARMEQHVSGSGTFRMNVALAELPRFACLPEPGPHLSSGIIIAPSLDYMDRAFHDARADGWSKRPIVEMLIPSTLDDSLAPEGAHVASLFCQQFDPALDWDAHKDAAIETILDTVEAHAPGFRASIVGRMALSPLDLERRFGLIGGDIFHGRMSLDQLWAMRPLLGLADHRMPVPGVYLCGAGAHPGGGVTGRPGRNAASAIIRDGRLF; encoded by the coding sequence ATGGCGAAGGGCAAGGCGGTCATCATCGGGGCGGGGCATAACGGGCTGGTCTGCGCCTGGTATCTGGCGCGCGCCGGCTATCGGGTCGAGATGCTCGAGGCGCGCGGCATCGTCGGCGGCGCGGCGGTCACCGAGGAATTCCATCCGGGCTTCCGCAACTCGACGGCGAGCTACACGGTCGGCATGCTCGATCCCGATATCGCGAGCGAGATGCGCCTGGCGGAGCATGGCCTGCGCATCGTCCAGCGGCCGGTCGCCAACTTCCTGCCGCTCGATCCCGACAATTACCTGATCATGGGCGGCGGGCGGAGCGCCGAAGAGGTTGCCAAATTCTCCGAGCGCGACGCGGCCACGCTCCCCGAATATGAGCGGCGGCTCGGCGCGGTGGCGCGGCTGCTGCGCCATCTCACACGGACGATTCCGCCCAATGCCGGCGGCGGGATCGGCGATCTCTTCCGCGCGATTCAGCAGGCGCGGACGGCGCTCAAACTGCCGATCGAGGCGCAGCGCGACGCCGTCGACCTGTTCACCCGCTCGGCGCGCGAATTTCTCGACGGCTTTTTCGAGAGCGATCCGGTCAAGGCCGCCTTCGGTTTCGACAGCGTCGTCGGCGCGTATCACAGTCCCGACACGCCGGGCTCCGCCTATGTGCTGCTCCATCATGTGTTCGGCGAGACGGGGGGCAAACCCGGCCAATGGGGGCATGCGATCGGAGGGATGGGGGCGATCACCCAGGCGATGGCCGCGGCCTGCCGGCAGGAAAACGTCGCGATCCGGACGGACATACCCGTCGCCAAAATATTGATTTCAAAGAGTAAAGTGGACGGCATCGAAACCGCGACGGGCGAACGGATCCGCGCCGATATCGTGATCGGCAATGTCCACCCGAAACGCCTGCTGCTCGAGATGCTCGACCGCGATGCCCTCGACCCGGCGCTCCGCGCGCGGATGGAGCAGCATGTTTCGGGATCGGGCACGTTCCGGATGAACGTCGCGCTCGCTGAACTGCCGCGCTTCGCCTGCCTGCCCGAGCCTGGCCCGCATCTCTCCAGCGGCATCATCATCGCGCCGAGCCTCGACTATATGGACCGCGCCTTTCACGACGCCCGCGCCGATGGCTGGTCGAAACGGCCGATCGTCGAGATGCTGATCCCCTCGACGCTCGACGACAGCCTCGCGCCCGAAGGCGCGCACGTCGCCAGCCTGTTCTGCCAGCAATTCGATCCCGCGCTCGACTGGGACGCGCATAAGGACGCCGCGATCGAAACCATCCTCGACACGGTCGAGGCGCATGCGCCCGGTTTCCGCGCGAGCATCGTCGGCCGGATGGCGCTCTCCCCGCTCGATCTCGAACGGCGCTTCGGGCTGATCGGCGGCGATATCTTCCATGGCCGCATGTCGCTCGACCAGCTCTGGGCAATGCGGCCGCTGCTCGGGCTGGCCGATCACCGCATGCCGGTGCCCGGCGTCTATCTGTGCGGGGCCGGCGCGCATCCGGGCGGCGGCGTGACCGGGCGGCCGGGCCGCAACGCCGCCAGCGCGATCATCCGGGACGGCCGCCTTTTCTGA
- a CDS encoding aminopeptidase P family protein codes for MSTYEDRLKALREELASRKLTGFVVPLTDEHMSEYVGAYAQRLAWLTGFQGSAGSAVVMPEEAAIFIDGRYTIQVREQVDEKHWEYVGVPATSIAEWLGEHADNGARIGYDPWLHTRQWVKAAEKALAEKGAELVPVDTNPIDAVWPDKPLPSDAKLIVHEDGFAGKSSAQKRQEMADAMAEKDVDAAVLAALDSIAWTLNVRGADVDHTPVALAYAIVHGDATADLYIEPDKMSEDVLRHLGNGVRVHARSAFRGALAEFKGKKVIADPERAVSAIFRALDDAGATIVAEQEPAVLPKAIKNAVELQGARDSHERDGAALVRFLHWLSLEAPKGGVTEISAAKRLQEFREESDLLRDLSFDAISGAGPHAAIPHYRVTEESSIPLEMDQIYLVDSGGQYPDGTTDVTRTVIVGTPTDEMRDRFTRVLKGHIALATAVFPQGTRGTQLDSFARQHLWQAGLDYMHGTGHGVGSFLGVHEGPQRISAANYPGAGWDEPLHAGMILSNEPGYYKTGEYGIRIENLVAIEEREIPGGEAVMLGFETLTFAPIDHKLIDTRLLTPAERDWVDGYHADVVAKIGPHLDDPTAAWLGEVCAPLD; via the coding sequence ATGTCCACTTATGAAGACCGCCTCAAGGCCCTGCGCGAGGAGCTGGCGAGCCGCAAGCTGACCGGCTTCGTCGTGCCGCTCACCGACGAGCATATGAGCGAATATGTCGGCGCCTATGCGCAGCGTCTCGCCTGGCTCACCGGTTTCCAGGGGTCCGCCGGTTCGGCCGTGGTGATGCCGGAGGAAGCCGCGATCTTCATCGATGGGCGCTACACGATCCAGGTTCGCGAGCAGGTGGACGAAAAGCATTGGGAATATGTCGGTGTTCCGGCAACCAGCATCGCCGAATGGCTGGGCGAGCATGCCGATAATGGCGCGCGGATCGGCTATGACCCCTGGCTCCACACCCGCCAATGGGTGAAGGCTGCGGAAAAGGCGCTGGCCGAGAAGGGCGCGGAACTCGTTCCGGTCGACACCAATCCGATCGACGCGGTCTGGCCGGACAAGCCCCTGCCGTCCGACGCCAAGCTGATTGTTCACGAAGACGGTTTCGCGGGCAAATCTTCCGCCCAGAAACGGCAGGAAATGGCCGATGCGATGGCGGAGAAGGATGTGGATGCCGCCGTGCTCGCGGCGCTCGACTCGATCGCCTGGACGCTCAATGTGCGCGGCGCCGATGTCGATCACACGCCGGTCGCGCTCGCCTATGCGATCGTCCACGGGGATGCGACGGCGGACCTCTATATCGAACCCGACAAGATGAGCGAGGATGTGCTGCGCCATCTCGGCAATGGCGTGCGCGTACACGCGCGCAGCGCGTTCAGGGGCGCGCTGGCCGAATTCAAAGGCAAGAAGGTCATCGCCGATCCCGAACGCGCCGTGTCGGCGATCTTCCGGGCGCTCGACGATGCGGGTGCGACGATCGTCGCGGAACAGGAACCCGCCGTGCTGCCCAAGGCGATCAAGAATGCGGTCGAGCTGCAGGGCGCGCGGGATTCGCACGAGCGCGACGGGGCGGCCCTGGTCCGTTTCCTCCACTGGCTCTCGCTCGAAGCGCCCAAGGGTGGCGTGACCGAGATTTCGGCGGCGAAGCGGCTGCAGGAATTCCGCGAGGAGAGCGATCTGCTGCGCGACCTGTCGTTCGATGCGATATCCGGCGCGGGCCCGCACGCCGCGATCCCCCATTATCGCGTGACCGAGGAATCGAGCATTCCGCTCGAAATGGACCAGATCTATCTCGTCGATTCCGGCGGCCAGTATCCGGACGGCACGACCGATGTGACGCGCACGGTGATCGTCGGCACGCCGACGGACGAGATGCGCGACCGGTTCACGCGCGTCCTGAAGGGCCATATCGCGCTCGCGACCGCCGTCTTCCCGCAGGGAACGCGCGGCACGCAACTGGACAGTTTCGCGCGCCAGCATCTGTGGCAGGCCGGGCTCGATTATATGCACGGCACCGGCCATGGCGTCGGCAGCTTTCTCGGCGTCCATGAAGGGCCGCAGCGGATCAGCGCCGCCAATTATCCGGGCGCGGGCTGGGACGAGCCCCTGCATGCAGGCATGATCCTTTCCAACGAGCCCGGCTATTACAAGACCGGCGAATACGGGATCCGGATCGAGAATCTCGTCGCGATCGAGGAGCGCGAGATTCCGGGCGGCGAGGCGGTCATGCTCGGCTTCGAAACGCTGACCTTCGCGCCGATCGATCACAAGCTGATCGATACGCGCCTGCTGACGCCGGCCGAACGCGACTGGGTGGACGGCTATCATGCGGACGTGGTGGCGAAGATCGGCCCCCATCTCGACGATCCGACGGCGGCGTGGCTCGGCGAAGTCTGCGCGCCGCTCGATTGA